From the genome of Mycobacterium sp. 050128, one region includes:
- a CDS encoding HAD-IB family hydrolase, which produces MTMLSPADAVAEIAASAPGPRVGAFFDLDGTLVDGFTAAVHVGDRIRRRQVGLGELVGVFDAALRYRFGRLEFERLIVRAAGYLQGESLLELDELGERLFVERVASLLYSHMRDIVRAHQERGHTVVLSSSALSIQALPVARFLGISNVQCNRFELDALGRLTGGIVKPIVWGTTKAAAVQQFCTENDVAVQHSYFYADGDEDAASMSVVGYPRPVNPRSGLAAAAAAHGWPVMWLASVRRRPMRTLRYLANHVRRESPRDAD; this is translated from the coding sequence ATGACGATGCTCTCGCCCGCCGACGCCGTCGCCGAGATCGCGGCCAGTGCACCAGGACCGCGAGTCGGCGCATTCTTCGATCTCGACGGCACCCTGGTCGACGGCTTCACCGCCGCGGTCCATGTCGGCGACCGCATCCGGCGCCGGCAGGTCGGACTTGGTGAGCTGGTCGGCGTATTCGATGCCGCGTTGCGCTATCGATTCGGCCGCCTGGAATTCGAGCGCCTCATCGTCCGGGCCGCCGGATATCTGCAAGGCGAATCACTGCTCGAGCTCGACGAGCTGGGCGAGCGGTTGTTCGTCGAACGTGTTGCCTCACTCCTGTATTCGCATATGCGCGACATCGTGCGAGCGCATCAGGAACGCGGGCATACCGTGGTCCTGAGTTCGTCGGCACTATCGATTCAGGCGCTGCCGGTCGCGCGCTTTCTCGGCATCTCCAACGTGCAGTGCAACCGTTTCGAGCTGGACGCGCTCGGGCGCCTCACCGGCGGAATCGTCAAACCGATCGTGTGGGGCACGACGAAAGCTGCTGCGGTGCAACAGTTCTGCACTGAAAACGATGTCGCGGTGCAACATAGCTATTTCTACGCCGATGGCGACGAGGATGCCGCGTCGATGTCGGTGGTCGGCTATCCGAGACCGGTGAATCCCCGCTCGGGCCTGGCCGCCGCGGCCGCGGCGCACGGCTGGCCGGTGATGTGGCTTGCCTCGGTGCGGCGCCGGCCGATGCGGACGCTGCGCTACCTGGCGAACCACGTTCGCCGTGAGTCGCCGCGAGACGCCGACTAG